Below is a window of Neospora caninum Liverpool complete genome, chromosome Ib DNA.
CGGCCTTTCGGGGAGTACTGCACAGGATGTCTTGTAAGTTTCCTTGCGTGTTTATGGTTAATTACGGTGCAGATCATGCGCTTGTCACCGTCGACCGGACACCAAGTGGAAATAACGCTCTCATCCTTCAGTGTTTGCCCAACATGTGGATGCTGCATGGCGAACATCCACCTGCCCCATCTCGCTCGAGAGTGAGTTCGTGTGAGGTATGTGATACAACACGATTGCTGGACAATACTGTCGCACGTCCCATGTTCTGCGATGTCGAGGTGAATCCGGTCTGTTGACAGGACCACCATTGAGAGAGCAACTCGTGGCCACGATGGTGGCCGCGAGGTGAGAAATGGGAGACAAGGTCAAGTTCTTGCAAAATTATGTTCCATCAAGCCTCTTACGGGCTTTCGCAATCGCCGATACAATACACCTGTGCTGCTTCGTCGATAGGAGCACCTTTGAGAGAGGCTCGCACTATACGGTGCCCATTCGTCGTTCAAGCGTACCATCATTCACCTCTATCTACGACTTAAGTAAAACCCATAAGTTGCATCGCAATAATCTTGTTTTCGGGAACATATTTCTGATGGGCATGTGTGCCCACTGCCGCCCATGGTGCTACGCGATTCGCTTTTCTCACGCGTTGCTTCCACATGACTTCTAAAGTGGTTCCTCTGCAAAGCTGTGTCCTCTGGAATCTTCAACAAAATCCGTGTACCCGAGCAGTTATACGTCTGTTTCCCGCACACCAAATGGTCCCATCCAGAAGGCAAGTTTCTTTTGCAAGTGCCCCGGAACGGGTGTCGTGCCTACTTGATTGCAAACAAAAATGACTTAGATGTAGACATGGCGATGCGGTACGGAAAAATAATTCCATTGAACACGGGTGAAGTCAGGAAATATGTTCAGCATGTTACTGAAGGAGCCAGAGAAAAGCTTGATTTAGTAGCTTCTATCACTTACAGAGAGCGTTGAAGTTGCCCCGAAAATATCGAGTGCATGCACCACAGCGCATGCGAATGTTGAGAAGGTTTTATAAACGCTCGAGTTTAGGCTCATAGCAAACTCGTAAAATGGCGCGTGAACATTGTTCTAAGGCACGATTTTCCCCTATCTTCCCATATAAGAGATTCACACAAGCTATCCAAGTTCGTCTGCTAGTAAtccccgcttttcttctccgacggagaggagccgagttcctctgcctccctaAGCATGGAAATGTAGTCAGTGAGCAAGCGGGGGCCTGTATCCCCATCAACTGACTGTGACCCCTCTTTCGTCTGCCTATGTGCCCCTCTTTTTGTCAAGTGGATGTCCTTTTGCTCGTTTCCAGGGTGACAGCTGGGAAGCAACTGGAGAACCCAATGAGTACCCCCGATTCCGTCTGCACTGCGAAAGACAAATACGGGGACTGAACTGTCTCGACAGCATGCACCGGGGCTAAAGTGTATACCTTTTTGTTTGCTGAAAGGTCTCTTCTGGACAGCTGGTGAGGCAGTTTCCgcttgagagagaagatctCTGCCGTGGTCCGAGGCCGACTCAGTTTTTGTGTGTGACGAGAATGATTCTTGCCAGTCCCCCCTTCTTCACTTCTCCACTCTGATAAACGCGACTCAGCCCCTCATTTGACGACACGGACTCATCACCCGAAGTTGATCCACGCAAGTGATTTGcattcctctttctctcgcggacATGCATCTTCTTCACACATTTTCTGGATTCATTTTTGCGTGGAAAAGCAGAGAGTgggcgagcgcgagaaaacacgCGTCTTTGGTCCATAAACGTTTTTGATTTTGGATGGTACAGTTCATGTGAAGCAACGTGACGCATTTGAGCAACGTCCACTCGAGTTTGTCGGCGTGCAGCGCATGGCGAACGCGGTCAAATCGACAGACACTTGGAAGAAAGATCCCAGGCAGGAGGTGCACATCGGACTAGCCACACTCGCCATCGAGGTTGCTTTCCTTAACTCCTTTCCTtcacttcttcttctccgctcttcttcgtcctcgtctgccaatcttcgtcttcccttctgtgTCTTGTGATTCGcattcttcctcgtctcccgctttcttgcttgcttcttctgcctcgtccacACCTGAATCGCAGTCGATACAGCCACCGTCACTAGCTgttgctgtcttctctttcggttTTTTTTCCTTGTATCGGAGACACGATGGCAAACCAcacagaagaacaggaacTCGAACTCGAGGCGCTAGAGGCTCTCTTTactcgagaagaagaattCGAGAAGCTTTCTTCTActtctttccgcctctctctcctgccttgtGAAGAACACGAAGGCACTGGCCATGTCGCCGTCACGCTGTTCGTTGAATACGTACCAACTTACCCCGATGCCCCTCCCAACTGGGAAATCCAAGCAAGTAAGGAACACCTTTTTCTTCGATTCCCGGTCGATCTCCACGCGTATTTCGCCACATGTCGACCGTGGACGAGGAACCGCCGCACGCGTGCCTGCCGTTCTGGACATGCTGAATGACGCGTCTCCAGAAATATTCGATCAATGTACCAGGCAGCTGATACACGACGTGCGCCCTCGTCGCAAAGCGGCGGGCAACGGCAGACCCACAACGAAGCATGTGCAGCGTCTAACGCGACTGAGTTGAGGCCTCGAATGTTGTCCAAGGCACGGGGATGCTAGCGGCCCTGACATCCATCaactttttctttttccaccGTATTTTGAGCGCAGCTCTAGCATTCGCACGCAGTTGATCTGTATGCATTGTTCATTTCGTGCACACTGTTTTAGTATAGGCAGTTCAAAACTGCGGTAAGCGTGTTTTGTGTCTGCCCACATTTGACAGGCAAAGGCCTAGACTCAGAGGCCTTGGAAGAAGTAAAGAAGGAGATCTCGAAAgtgatggagagagaggttgGGGCGCCGATGATGTACACTGTCGCGGAATTTGTACAAGTAAGATGTCTCGAGGCTGACCGTCTCTGGTCAGGTCCTCGCGTCGCTgcgtttgctttctcctgGCAGGACAGCTCAAGCGAacggtgtctctgctgagGCTGCGTGTCCCGTCGGAAAACACTTCCCCTTCGTGTCGTCGTACCCTCTCGGCTTTTCCTGCTGTGGACGACGCAACGCCACTCAGAGCgggcgtctcttcctgtcaGTTTCTCTGCCCAGTGGCTCTTCCCCGACGCACGCTCacttcgtttccctttctccggCCATACTTTATAACTGACGCTTTGCGCGCCGAGAAGCGGACTCCCGAGACACTGAAGGAGGCTCGAGGAATGGCATGCGGCGTTTAGCTTTGCAGAAACACCATCGATTCTTGCTATGTGTCGCTGAGTACAAGGACGCTTAGTTAACTTGGGGGGGGGCGGATTTGAGTACACTGCAGGACATGGAATCGACTTGTGCGACTGGCGCTTCCAAGTAGTTTCCGGGGAGAACTCCAGCATGCACGCACCGGTCTTCTGACGCAACCGTTTTTGATTTCGCTGGCTGCAagcgcctttctttttcccccaGGACTGGCTTCGAGCACGAAACAAACCACAACAGTCAATGTACGACCAAATGATGAGTCGAGAGAATGCGGCTGTAGAGCAAGATGCgaacgaggaggaggaagacgaagacgaggaaccgCAATATGCGGGTctgggagagaagcagcTCTGTGCAGCAACGGTaagtctttc
It encodes the following:
- a CDS encoding putative RWD domain-containing protein; the protein is MANHTEEQELELEALEALFTREEEFEKLSSTSFRLSLLPCEEHEGTGHVAVTLFVEYVPTYPDAPPNWEIQASKGLDSEALEEVKKEISKVMEREVGAPMMYTVAEFVQDWLRARNKPQQSMYDQMMSRENAAVEQDANEEEEDEDEEPQYAGLGEKQLCAATERCTKEEFDRWAERFRQEMIDAGIWKGSAISGSRKGALTGKQLFERDASLATADTSCAEAEADEDAADENQKDNSCPEDTEKRMFWKDESLFEGADDEELPSD